The proteins below are encoded in one region of Apium graveolens cultivar Ventura chromosome 4, ASM990537v1, whole genome shotgun sequence:
- the LOC141716665 gene encoding auxin-responsive protein SAUR50-like, translating into MAVRKSNKQTQAAALKQIIKRCSSFGRNNDNDFPNDVPRGHFPVYVGDNRSRYIVPISWLNHSEFQSLLQRAAEEFGFNHDMGITIPCQEEDFLYVMSMIQ; encoded by the coding sequence ATGGCGGTGAGGAAATCGAACAAACAAACTCAAGCAGCAGCCCTAAAGCAGATCATCAAAAGATGTTCGAGCTTCGGAAGGAACAACGATAATGATTTTCCAAATGATGTGCCAAGAGGCCATTTCCCGGTTTACGTTGGTGATAATAGGAGCAGGTATATTGTCCCGATATCATGGTTGAATCACTCCGAATTCCAAAGCTTACTTCAAAGAGCTGCAGAAGAGTTCGGGTTTAATCACGATATGGGTATCACCATTCCATGCCAAGAAGAAGATTTTCTCTATGTCATGTCAATGATTCAATGA
- the LOC141717774 gene encoding transcription initiation factor TFIID subunit 14b-like: MTNDKAASDGERGAEDSSTTSLRFKIAKPADDNNHNSKNADKRLKDAEVCVPIVYGTMSFWLGKKATETQSHKWTVYVRGATNEDLGVVVKRVVFQLHPSFNNPVRTVESPPFELSECGWGEFEIAITLYFHADVCDKPVTLFHHLKLYSEDEPGTQSIKKPVVMESYDEIVFPDPFENFFARVHNHPAVVSFLSAPLDLHLGEVNEVKKEETKDHPLSQWFKNFSEGDELSKLAAARQQVQSHIVRLRKHLSSTNGQLEPVVIECD; encoded by the exons ATGACAAACGACAAAGCAGCTTCAGATGGAGAAAGAGGAGCAGAAGATTCTTCTACTACGTCACTTCGCTTTAAAATTGCGAAACCTGCTGATGATAACAATCACAATTCTAAG AATGCAGATAAACGACTTAAAGATGCAGAAGTTTGTGTTCCGATAGTTTATGGAACTATGTCATTCTGGCTAGGGAAAAAGGCGACTGA AACTCAATCGCACAAGTGGACAGTTTATGTGCGCGGAGCAACGAATGAGGATCTGGGAGTGGTGGTCAAAAGAGTCGTGTTTCAGCTGCATCCGAGTTTTAATAACCCTGTTAGAACGGTTGAATCACCACCATTCGAGTTATCAGAGTGTGGATGGGGTGAATTTGAAATTGCTATCACCCTTTACTTCCACGCTGATGTCTGCGATAAACCGGTGACCTT ATTTCATCATTTAAAGTTGTACTCTGAAGATGAACCTGGTACCCAGTCAATTAAGAAACCTGTTGTCATGGAATCTTATGACGAGATTGTTTTCCCGGATCCTTTTGAGAACTTTTTTGCTCGTGTGCATAATCATCCAGCCGTCGTGTCATTTCTTTCTGCACCATTGGACCTGCATTTAG GTGAAGTTAATGAAGTAAAGAAAGAAGAGACCAAAGACCATCCACTTAGTCAGTGGTTCAAAAATTTCTCAGAGGGGGATGAACTATCAAAGCTTGCTGCAGCTCGTCAACAG GTGCAAAGTCACATTGTGAGGCTAAGAAAACACTTGAGTTCTACGAATGGGCAGCTAGAGCCTGTGGTGATCGAATGTGACTAA